Sequence from the Pontibacter pudoricolor genome:
CGCGACGAGGCAAATAGGGTAATAGAAGAAGGTGGCTATGAGCTGAACCCGACTGTAACTGCTATTTTCCGGAACGATAACACTGCGGAAGCCATATTTGAGATCCAGCAGAACGACCAGAACAATGCGGGTACTGCCAACGACGGTCTGGCCACGTTTTATGCAGACCTGGAAGGTGTAGGCCGTGCTGATATAAGTGTAAATACTGAATTCTCGGACATTAACCCGAACCGCTACACCACCTACGACCTGTACGAAGAGAACGATACCCGGCTGACCGACCTGTTTTATACCGGTTTTAATTTCGGCGCGATCACAACGAGTAAGTGGCTGAGTTTCGGGCAGAATATTCCGGTTATACGACTGGCAGAAATGTACCTGACACGGGCAGAAGCAAACTTCAGGCTGGGCACAGCAATTGGCGCCACACCCGTAGAGGACATAAACAGGATACGGACACGTGCCGGACTAAGCCCGTTAGGCAGTGTGAATCTGGAACAGATACTGTTAGAGCGCAGGCTGGAACTTGCCTTCGAAGGATTCAGGATACATGATCTGAAGCGTACCGAAACGGACCTGGTAGGCAGAGATCCGGAAACAGGAGACATCGATTACGTAATTCCGTGGAATGATGAAATGCTGGTCTTCCCGATACCACGCCGGGAGATAGATGCCAGCAAAGGATCGCTGGTACAAAACCCTCCGTACGGAGATTAGACCATCTGAACTAATAACTATAACGGCTCCTGTTAAATGCAGGAGCCGTTATTTTTTACCAGGACCACACACATCTTCAAACAGGCAGTTTCGCTTTATTCAACTGTAAACTACAGCTATAACTCCCTATGCTACAGCTACCTGTGCGACAGCATTTACGAAACATTTTTTAAATAACTAAGCATTTAGTTGTTAAACTAAGTATTTAGTTATACATTCATATCATAATACTTGCTACCCTATGAAAGAACTCACCAAGGCAGAAGAAGAGATCATGCAGATCCTCTGGAAAATTGAGAAAGGATTTGTAAAAGACATTATTGAGCAAATGCCTGAGCCGCGCCCTGCTTACAACACGGTATCAACTATAGTTCGGATACTGGAGAAGAAAGGCTTTGTAGGCTACAATGCTTTTGGTAAAACGCACGAGTATTTCCCGCTCGTAGCCGAAGATAAGTACAAAAGCTTTTTCCTGAAGAATTTTATGAGCGGCTATTTTGGCGGCTCTTTCGAAAAGCTGGTTTCATTTTTTGCCAGGGACAATAACCTGGATGTGAAAGAGCTGGACCAGCTGATGCGCCATGTAAAAGACGACCTGAACGAAAACGAACCACAAAATGGAAGCAATCTATAACTACATCATCCAGTCGGGGCTGTGCCTGCTTTTGTTGTACCTGTTTTACATGCTGGTACTGCGTAGTTTCCCGAAACCGGCTTATAACAGAATTTACCTATTGGTTGCGCCAATTGCTGCACTGGCAATTCCGTTACTGGATATTCCATTACCTTTTGCACCCCATTACAACCTTGCTCCTGCCCTCCCGACTATACAATTATCTGAAGTTACCATTACCGGCTATATACCTGATAATGAATCAAATACAGGATTTATAGTTCCTGCTGCAGTTATAGTTGGTGTACTCTATAGTTTGGCGTCTCTGGCACTACTGGCAAGGCTGTGCTTGCAGTTATTCCGGTTACAAAAACTGGTTAAAACTGCCAAACCTATTCATACTATAGCCAACACGGCAACGGTACTGCAAACCAGTGACAACTACCCAACTTTTGCCTTCCTGAACTATATCTTCGTAAACCACCAGCACCATTTAAACGAGCAGGAAAAGCAACAGGTGATAGCGCATGAGCTGGCACACGTAAAATTGCGCCATACTTATGATGTACTCTACTATGAGATCCTGACAGCCTTTTTATGGATTAACCCGCTGGTCTGGTTACTGAAAACAGAACTACGCGATGTGCACGAATACCAGGCAGATGCTAATGTACTATCAGTTTATCAGCCACAGGCCTACGCTACATTACTGGCAAAAGAAGCGCTATATAAAACAGGAATTCCGGTAGGCAGCTATTTCCAGAAACCACAGGTATTTAAACGCCTGCACATGCTGCAGAAAAATGGACAGAAAACCGGAATGCTTCGTCCGTTACTTGTGCTTCCGCTTCTGCTGGCATTGCTGTTTTTCTTTTCATCCAGAGATGTTACTGCCGATATTACGTCATCGATTACAAACCAAAAATCGCAGCCTACTTCCGATAAAACACAGCCAGTACAGGCGACAACTATAAAAGAGGCGCCGCAGCAAATGCCCGAAATTACGGTAACCGCCAAAGCACCTGAAAAAGCGTTGCCGGAAAACAAACCCGAAAAAGCAGTTGCGGAACCTGTATTTACAGAAAACTTTAACCAACCGGAAACTGAGATTAAAGCAGAAAAGCCATACGAATATGTAGAGCAAATGCCTCAGTTTGCAGACGGCGAGCTGGAAATGCAGAAATTTATTGCCCGCAGCATCCGCTATCCGAAAGCAACACAGGAAGCAGGACTAACCGGGTTGGTAGTAGCCAGTTTTATAGTTGAGACCGATGGCACGTTATCGAACATAACTATACTGAAAGGCCTGGATGAAGCTGCTGACCAGGAAGCCCTGCGCGTAATTGAAGCCATGAGCGGCAAATGGGAACCTGGCCGGCAAAACGGAAACAAAGTACCGGTACGATTTACTATCCCGATTCGCTTTGCACTTGTAGACTAATAAAAACAACATTTTCTCGCTGATTAACCCGGTTTAGAACCAAGGCAGGATAGCTATTGCCTTCTAAATCCTTAACTTAAACTATAAACATACGACCATGAAAAACTTGACTACGCTTAAGACCCTGCTGGCGGCACCGCTACTGGCACTTGCAGTAACTATAGTCTCGCCAATAGCAACTATAGCCCAGACCAAACCCAAGGAAAATAAAATATTGTCTTATGTGGATCAGATGCCAAAATTTGAAGGCGGCGAGATGGAGGTGATGAAGTTTATGGCCGGCAATATCACCTACCCTGCCGATGCAAAAGCCAACGGGCTGGAGGGCCTGGTCGTAGTTTCGTTTGTGATTGAGGAGACCGGTAAGGTAAAAGATGCGAAGGTAGTTAAGAAACTGGGCCGTGGTACCGACGAAGAAGCCCTGCGCGTAGTGAACCTCACCAGCGGCAAATGGACACCGGGCAGCCATAATGGAAAAGTGGTTCCAGTGCAGTTTACGTTACCCATCAGGTTTAGCCTGAGCGAGGCCGAAAGAGCTGCCACTGCCCATAAAGCGAACCAGATGCCACTGTTTAAGGGCGGCCCCGAAGCCATGCATCAAACGATAGCCTCGTATCTGCAACTGCCCGAAGAAGCTAAAAAAGAGAATCTGAATGCCCGGGTTATAGTTAAGTTTTATGTCGAAAAAGATGGTACGGTTTCCAACATCAGGCTGGATGGCACAAAACTGAAGAAAACTGTTGGCGCAGGCGCTGACATGGATTACATGGATGCCTCTACATTTAAGGTACAGAACAAGGTCATGCTGGCCAAATTGGCAGAAGCCGCGATGGCAGCTGTTGCAGCCACATCCGGCAAATGGCAACCGGCTACTAAAAACGGACAGGCAACAGGCGCAGAACTGGTGCTGCCGGTGCAGTTCTATAGTTCAGAAAATGCCGTCGGCCAAAAACAGTTAGAAGCACCAGCCATGACCAAGTATACCAAAGAATATTATGCGCTGGATGAAGTAGATGTGCAGCCTGTTTTTAAAGACGGTTCTATTGAACGGTTTCTGGCAAAAAACCTACGCTACCCAAATGTTTCTTTTGAAGGTACTATAGAGACAGGCATCTCTATAGGAGAAGATGGCAGTGCGATAGGGCCGCTTTTCTATTTTAAGCCAACTGATACTTCCGAGGTAAATGAGGCCATCTTTAATGAAATAAACAGGGTATTTAAATTGATGGAAGGCAAATGGGAACCGGCAAAAGTAGATGGTAAACCGGTTTCTACCACCAAAAAAATTACCATTCAGTTTGTTGTAAACGATGGTACCAAAAAGGCTGCAGACACGACAGGTAAAAAGGCTGATGTTATAGTTACTAAGTTTAAGTAGTTAGAGTTCTAAGCCATTCAGCGCTTATAGTTTACGCCCTTGCTGTGTGTTTTCACCAGCAAGTATAAAAGCCGGCCAATTGAATTGATGGTGATAACACCAACAATGGCTCGCTTTCTACTTCAGGAACTATAAACCAAAAGCAAGTTTACAACCTATAAACTATACCATCATCCATAAAAAAGCCCGCAGCTAAACTATAGTTGCGGGCTTTTTAGTATTATATATTTCTTAGATATCCCACTCGTTGTTAAGGGTGGAGATGGCGTGGTAAGCGGTCATGTCGAACTGGCATGGAACTATAGAAACGTAGTTGTTCACGATTGCCCACTCGTCCGTATCTTCGCCTTTATCATGGTTCACAAAGCTGCCGGTCATCCAGAAATAACGACGGTTACGTGGGTCCAGGCGCTCGTCAAATTCTTCCTGCCACTTGGCATGGGCCTGCCGGCAAACCTTTACCCCTTTTATCGTTTCATCACTT
This genomic interval carries:
- a CDS encoding BlaI/MecI/CopY family transcriptional regulator gives rise to the protein MKELTKAEEEIMQILWKIEKGFVKDIIEQMPEPRPAYNTVSTIVRILEKKGFVGYNAFGKTHEYFPLVAEDKYKSFFLKNFMSGYFGGSFEKLVSFFARDNNLDVKELDQLMRHVKDDLNENEPQNGSNL
- a CDS encoding TonB family protein codes for the protein MEAIYNYIIQSGLCLLLLYLFYMLVLRSFPKPAYNRIYLLVAPIAALAIPLLDIPLPFAPHYNLAPALPTIQLSEVTITGYIPDNESNTGFIVPAAVIVGVLYSLASLALLARLCLQLFRLQKLVKTAKPIHTIANTATVLQTSDNYPTFAFLNYIFVNHQHHLNEQEKQQVIAHELAHVKLRHTYDVLYYEILTAFLWINPLVWLLKTELRDVHEYQADANVLSVYQPQAYATLLAKEALYKTGIPVGSYFQKPQVFKRLHMLQKNGQKTGMLRPLLVLPLLLALLFFFSSRDVTADITSSITNQKSQPTSDKTQPVQATTIKEAPQQMPEITVTAKAPEKALPENKPEKAVAEPVFTENFNQPETEIKAEKPYEYVEQMPQFADGELEMQKFIARSIRYPKATQEAGLTGLVVASFIVETDGTLSNITILKGLDEAADQEALRVIEAMSGKWEPGRQNGNKVPVRFTIPIRFALVD
- a CDS encoding TonB family protein, which produces MKNLTTLKTLLAAPLLALAVTIVSPIATIAQTKPKENKILSYVDQMPKFEGGEMEVMKFMAGNITYPADAKANGLEGLVVVSFVIEETGKVKDAKVVKKLGRGTDEEALRVVNLTSGKWTPGSHNGKVVPVQFTLPIRFSLSEAERAATAHKANQMPLFKGGPEAMHQTIASYLQLPEEAKKENLNARVIVKFYVEKDGTVSNIRLDGTKLKKTVGAGADMDYMDASTFKVQNKVMLAKLAEAAMAAVAATSGKWQPATKNGQATGAELVLPVQFYSSENAVGQKQLEAPAMTKYTKEYYALDEVDVQPVFKDGSIERFLAKNLRYPNVSFEGTIETGISIGEDGSAIGPLFYFKPTDTSEVNEAIFNEINRVFKLMEGKWEPAKVDGKPVSTTKKITIQFVVNDGTKKAADTTGKKADVIVTKFK